One window of the bacterium genome contains the following:
- a CDS encoding tetratricopeptide repeat protein, which produces MALALFATACGGDKKPEVKPDKQKEAESHYELCMAYFQAEKGSEALEECEKARDANPYDSQIHNALGLIYFHKERFEKAEAAYNEALRLDPKNSNARHNLGTLYLYLGRYNEATSSFTEALADDTYRNQANTLNGLGWAAYKQQDYVRAEQYFKEVLDRDARYLIAYDNLAKVYMATDRYDEAIEQLNYVLTLNAEYPEAHLDLALCFIKKNDKEKAREHLLKVLEVDPLGKLGRQAQEYLNILD; this is translated from the coding sequence TTGGCCCTCGCGCTTTTCGCGACCGCGTGCGGCGGCGACAAGAAGCCGGAGGTCAAGCCCGACAAGCAAAAGGAAGCCGAAAGCCACTACGAGCTTTGCATGGCTTATTTCCAGGCGGAAAAAGGCTCCGAGGCGCTTGAGGAATGCGAGAAGGCGCGCGATGCCAATCCGTACGACTCCCAGATCCACAATGCGCTCGGACTCATCTATTTCCACAAGGAACGGTTCGAAAAGGCGGAAGCGGCCTACAACGAGGCGCTTCGGCTCGATCCGAAAAACTCCAACGCCCGCCACAACCTCGGCACGCTCTACCTCTACCTCGGCCGCTACAACGAGGCGACGAGCAGTTTCACCGAGGCGCTCGCCGACGACACCTACCGCAATCAGGCCAACACGCTGAACGGCCTGGGCTGGGCGGCCTACAAACAACAGGACTATGTCCGCGCCGAGCAGTACTTCAAGGAGGTGCTCGACCGCGACGCGCGCTACCTCATCGCCTACGACAACCTCGCCAAGGTTTACATGGCGACGGATCGCTACGACGAGGCGATCGAGCAACTCAATTACGTGCTCACCCTCAACGCCGAATATCCCGAGGCGCATCTCGATCTGGCCCTCTGCTTCATCAAGAAAAACGACAAGGAAAAGGCGCGCGAGCATCTGCTTAAGGTCCTGGAGGTCGATCCGCTCGGAAAGCTCGGCCGCCAGGCGCAGGAGTATCTGAACATCCTCGATTGA
- a CDS encoding helix-turn-helix domain-containing protein translates to MAAVMHEDRHPQVPAGPGIGEALRKAREVRAVPVEEIAEITRIRAEFIEALERDTLDRLTAPIFVKGIIQNYCAYLRLDAAPFLAAYNRHLGRRPAEPLDLTPFKPRSAGDRARRFFHGLARGLSVL, encoded by the coding sequence ATGGCGGCGGTCATGCACGAAGATCGGCACCCGCAAGTCCCGGCGGGCCCCGGCATCGGCGAGGCCTTGCGGAAGGCGCGCGAGGTGCGCGCCGTGCCTGTCGAGGAGATCGCGGAAATCACCCGGATCCGCGCCGAATTCATCGAAGCCCTGGAGCGCGACACGCTCGACCGGCTGACGGCGCCGATCTTCGTCAAGGGCATCATCCAGAATTATTGCGCGTATCTGCGCCTGGACGCGGCGCCGTTTCTGGCCGCCTACAACCGGCACCTCGGACGCCGGCCCGCCGAGCCGCTGGATCTGACGCCGTTCAAGCCCCGATCCGCGGGCGACCGCGCGCGGCGCTTCTTCCACGGCCTGGCGCGCGGGCTCTCCGTCCTCTGA
- a CDS encoding purine-nucleoside phosphorylase — protein MAVDLARVRDAVRARFEGRAEIAVVLGSGHGAFADRVENPESIDYADLDPDLAPRVAGHAGRLVVGSLGGRRVAVFAGRLHMYEGRGADEAAFPALAAEAIGAKRLVLTTSCGALHPDWQAGDIALIADHINLMGDNPLAAAARRGIDLAFGGTPFAPMENLYDTSTLDALSSPASQPRELVLSASEGSASGYTRPRVRLATLAAVLGPIYETRAEQEMLRRLGADVVCMSTAPEATAARALGMRVAALGLVTNVAGAGATEDLTHAAVLAAATRHADAFAAMLEKLVAVMA, from the coding sequence ATGGCGGTCGACCTCGCGCGCGTCCGCGACGCCGTTCGCGCGCGCTTTGAGGGCCGCGCCGAGATCGCCGTTGTCCTCGGCAGCGGCCACGGCGCCTTCGCCGATCGCGTCGAAAATCCCGAATCGATCGATTACGCCGACCTTGATCCAGACCTCGCGCCGCGCGTCGCCGGGCACGCGGGGCGGCTTGTCGTCGGATCGCTCGGCGGCCGGCGCGTCGCCGTGTTCGCCGGGCGCCTGCACATGTATGAAGGCCGCGGCGCGGACGAAGCCGCGTTTCCCGCGCTCGCCGCGGAGGCCATCGGCGCGAAGCGCCTTGTGCTGACGACAAGCTGCGGCGCGCTGCACCCGGACTGGCAAGCCGGCGACATCGCGCTCATCGCCGATCATATCAACCTGATGGGCGACAATCCGCTCGCCGCGGCCGCGCGGCGCGGAATCGACCTCGCCTTCGGCGGCACGCCCTTCGCCCCGATGGAAAACCTCTACGACACAAGCACGCTCGACGCGCTCTCGTCGCCCGCGTCGCAACCGCGAGAGCTTGTCCTGAGCGCAAGTGAGGGATCAGCAAGCGGGTACACCCGGCCCCGCGTCCGCCTTGCCACGCTCGCGGCCGTCCTTGGCCCCATCTACGAAACGCGCGCCGAACAGGAAATGCTCCGCCGCCTGGGCGCGGACGTCGTATGCATGTCCACCGCGCCGGAGGCCACGGCCGCGCGCGCTCTCGGGATGCGCGTCGCGGCGCTTGGACTAGTCACCAACGTCGCGGGCGCCGGCGCGACCGAAGACCTCACGCACGCCGCCGTCCTCGCCGCCGCCACGCGTCACGCCGACGCGTTCGCCGCGATGCTGGAAAAGCTCGTCGCGGTGATGGCGTGA
- a CDS encoding cytidine deaminase, which yields MPTTDTDLRLARAAIDAAQNAHVTVSGFAVGAAALASDGRVFAGANVETPSLLSVICAERAAVIAALNAGVRDIVAVAVHAPSSPGATPCGVCRQFLHEIAPDARVLLVRADDDIDETTVAALLPRAFTL from the coding sequence ATGCCGACAACCGACACCGACCTCAGACTCGCCCGCGCCGCGATCGACGCCGCGCAAAACGCGCACGTGACGGTCTCCGGTTTCGCCGTCGGCGCCGCGGCTCTTGCGTCGGATGGGCGCGTGTTCGCCGGCGCGAATGTGGAGACGCCGTCGCTGCTGTCGGTGATCTGCGCCGAGCGCGCGGCCGTCATTGCGGCCCTCAACGCGGGCGTGCGCGACATCGTCGCGGTCGCCGTCCACGCGCCGTCGTCCCCCGGCGCGACGCCCTGCGGCGTGTGCCGCCAGTTCCTGCACGAGATCGCGCCAGACGCGCGCGTGCTCCTTGTCCGCGCGGACGACGACATCGACGAAACGACCGTCGCCGCGCTGCTGCCGCGCGCTTTCACGCTGTAG